One Polaribacter sp. KT25b DNA segment encodes these proteins:
- a CDS encoding collagen-binding domain-containing protein has protein sequence MMRKITFLLTAVLLFANTVFSQSPTSPAQGFNVFVENNATLKTNESEGGVAIGGDLTIKGNYNVNIHNVGTFSTNGTLIGLLVGGKIDYNSSSSGNISVNSNRYVKIGDGTGSTVWYQDQNGAYSNIRITDGNNYNSSSKIQLQTNAQNLGVSATNNPVIEGSLIDFASAFQTMRASSTGISQNTNNAQLTNPNGQTISNTNLPNQVKINLQNGINYLNITGTDLNNVDVFTYNNQPSASKVLVINVDAAGTFNWDVWNQAGVGFQNAPYIFYNFYNTTQLNINGNSTVEGTVFAPFADIDKSVNQSNIEGQVIGKSIIHAGGQMHYALFDTTLTAPVVCSTADNTTSTTSITENQTKTLSGNPTGGTWSIVSGGGTINGNIYTPANINTNTDVTIKYTIAADGSCAATSSDVTFTVTPVCSIVADNTTSTADITEGETKTLSGNPTGGTWSIVSGGGTINGNVYTPANINSNTDVTIKYTIAADGSCAATSSDVTFTVTPVCNIVADNTTSTADITEDQTKTLSGNPTGGTWSIVSGGGTLNGNIYTPANINSNTDVTIKYTIAADGSCAATSSDVTFTVTPVCSIVADNTTSTASITEGQTKTLSGNPTGGTWSIVSGGGSLNGNVYTPANINSNTDVTIKYTIAADGSCAATSSDVTFTVTPVCSIVADNTTSTADITEGETKTLSGNPTGGTWSIVSGGGTINGNIYTPANINSNTDVTIKYTIAADGSCAATSSDVTFTVTPVCSIVADNTTSTASITEDQTKTLSGNPTGGTWSIVSGGGTLNGNVYTPANINSNTDVTIKYTIAADGSCAATSSDVTFTVTPVCSIVADNTTSTTSITENETKTLSGNPTGGTWSIVSGGGSINGNIYTPANINSNTDVTIKYTIAADGSCAATTSDVTFTVTPVCSIVADNTTSTTSITENQTKTLSGNPTGGTWSIVSGGGSINGNVYTPANINSNTDVTIKYTIAADGSCAATSSDVTFTVTPVCSIVADNTTSTADITEGETKTLSGNPTGGTWSIVSGGGTINGNVYTPANINSNTDVTIKYTIVADGSCAATSSDVTFTVTPTILVGSIGDQVWYDTDGDGIKDASENGLEGATVTLDPGTPGNPTDDITTITDANGNYLFNNLPAGNYTVTVDISTVTSALPSGKTIADLIPTFDADGVGTPNTSSLTLASGENNLDQDFAYVAPSGGTSGGNSGGVESESLGDAISKIYVGRKKNSMPTEFVKSNENLYNKTKMKAAQPYQGKGQTMLDMFPTELTAGNIANVTSPTDILDYTVADEVLSVDFSLNGETKGVVLGIKTSDKIYNHTKASCDRLRGAEILNIQKVQLEGYNFLMQGIKQRNGVVEYAISFAVAKNNNDTNYTIQTNWYVNNYTKFNDVYNFQVWSTKPADTQKMVTDILENLQSFIPMNQTEIQKVPETYASKIYRDKGELVVNLRSTEVGNTADISMVELYSETANNIKHRYNTLDTEIQQALRLDIADGYEYEGLIEVENEVEDAFYHADGNWGLDYDKNYTEILNYFVWNNFDRTYEDDEYSINRNVEVKATSEYDYLTVYKSLLPGTISADYSEYKYLSFTAKGSGLMELGLIKSSVENWKEQYRIMVDLSEEEQTYYIPFEYFSSTGTTAKITADDLTTITFTFLPVEANTKELDLFISDVKFTKTAVEEQTIAKTETFENNFMAYPNPSKGNVNVLLFSEVDTQATVTLFDVTGKEIFVSDVQLTTGKNEIDFNLKVKPGVLFLKVNSKQTDYGTSKIIFR, from the coding sequence ATGATGCGTAAAATTACTTTTTTATTAACCGCGGTATTGCTGTTTGCAAATACAGTATTCTCACAAAGCCCAACATCTCCCGCTCAAGGTTTCAATGTTTTTGTTGAAAACAACGCTACTTTAAAAACAAATGAATCCGAAGGAGGAGTTGCTATAGGAGGTGATTTGACAATTAAAGGAAATTATAACGTGAACATTCATAATGTTGGAACTTTTTCAACCAATGGTACTTTAATAGGTCTTTTAGTTGGGGGGAAAATAGATTATAATTCTAGCAGTAGTGGAAATATTAGTGTTAATTCTAACCGTTATGTAAAGATAGGAGATGGTACAGGTTCTACAGTTTGGTACCAAGATCAAAACGGAGCTTATTCAAACATTAGAATTACTGATGGGAATAATTATAATTCTTCTTCAAAAATTCAACTTCAAACAAATGCACAAAACTTAGGTGTAAGTGCTACCAATAATCCTGTTATAGAAGGTAGTTTAATTGATTTTGCATCAGCATTTCAAACAATGAGAGCTTCTTCTACAGGTATTTCTCAGAATACAAATAATGCGCAATTAACAAATCCTAACGGACAAACTATTTCAAATACAAATCTTCCAAATCAAGTAAAAATTAATTTACAAAATGGAATCAATTATTTAAATATAACGGGTACAGATTTAAACAATGTTGATGTTTTTACTTATAACAACCAACCAAGTGCATCAAAAGTTTTAGTTATAAATGTTGATGCTGCTGGTACTTTTAATTGGGATGTTTGGAATCAAGCTGGTGTTGGATTTCAGAACGCACCTTATATATTTTATAATTTCTACAACACTACACAATTAAATATAAATGGAAATTCTACAGTTGAAGGAACAGTTTTTGCTCCTTTTGCTGATATTGATAAAAGTGTAAATCAATCTAATATTGAAGGACAAGTTATTGGAAAATCAATAATACATGCAGGTGGACAAATGCATTATGCTTTATTTGACACTACCTTAACAGCACCTGTAGTATGTTCTACTGCTGATAACACAACTTCAACGACTTCAATCACAGAAAACCAAACCAAAACTTTATCAGGAAATCCTACGGGAGGAACTTGGTCTATCGTTTCTGGTGGCGGAACAATCAACGGAAATATTTATACGCCTGCAAATATCAACACAAATACTGATGTTACAATTAAATATACAATTGCTGCGGATGGTTCTTGTGCTGCAACTTCTAGCGATGTTACTTTTACTGTTACTCCGGTTTGTTCAATAGTTGCTGATAACACAACTTCAACAGCAGACATTACTGAAGGAGAAACAAAAACTTTATCAGGAAATCCTACAGGAGGAACTTGGTCAATCGTTTCTGGTGGTGGAACTATTAACGGAAATGTTTATACACCTGCAAACATCAACTCAAATACTGATGTTACAATTAAATATACAATTGCTGCGGATGGTTCTTGTGCTGCAACTTCTAGCGATGTTACTTTTACTGTAACTCCGGTTTGTAATATAGTTGCCGATAACACAACTTCTACAGCAGACATTACAGAAGACCAAACTAAAACTTTATCAGGAAATCCTACAGGAGGAACTTGGTCTATCGTTTCTGGTGGTGGAACTTTAAATGGAAATATTTATACGCCTGCTAACATCAACTCAAATACTGATGTTACAATTAAATATACAATTGCTGCGGATGGGTCTTGTGCTGCAACTTCTAGCGATGTTACTTTTACTGTAACTCCTGTTTGTTCAATAGTTGCTGATAACACAACTTCAACGGCTTCAATAACTGAAGGTCAAACTAAAACTTTATCAGGAAATCCTACGGGAGGAACTTGGTCTATCGTTTCTGGTGGTGGAAGTTTAAACGGAAATGTTTACACACCTGCAAACATCAACTCAAATACTGATGTTACAATTAAATATACAATTGCTGCAGATGGATCTTGTGCTGCGACTTCTAGCGATGTTACTTTTACTGTTACTCCTGTTTGTTCAATAGTTGCTGATAACACAACTTCAACAGCAGACATTACAGAAGGAGAAACAAAAACCTTATCAGGAAATCCTACGGGAGGAACTTGGTCTATCGTTTCTGGTGGTGGAACAATCAACGGAAATATTTATACGCCTGCAAACATCAACTCAAATACTGATGTTACAATTAAATATACAATTGCTGCAGATGGGTCTTGTGCTGCGACTTCTAGCGATGTTACTTTTACTGTTACTCCTGTTTGTTCAATAGTTGCTGATAATACTACTTCAACTGCTTCAATCACAGAAGACCAAACCAAAACTTTATCAGGAAATCCTACGGGAGGAACTTGGTCTATCGTTTCTGGTGGTGGAACTTTAAATGGAAATGTTTATACACCTGCAAACATCAACTCAAATACTGATGTTACAATTAAATATACAATTGCTGCGGATGGGTCTTGTGCTGCTACTTCTAGCGATGTTACTTTTACTGTTACTCCTGTTTGTTCAATAGTTGCTGATAATACAACATCAACTACTTCAATCACAGAAAACGAGACGAAAACTTTATCAGGAAATCCTACAGGAGGAACTTGGTCTATCGTTTCTGGTGGAGGTTCAATTAATGGAAATATTTATACGCCTGCTAACATCAACTCAAATACTGATGTAACAATTAAATATACAATTGCTGCGGATGGGTCTTGTGCTGCTACAACTTCGGATGTAACTTTTACAGTAACTCCAGTTTGTTCAATAGTTGCTGATAACACAACTTCAACGACTTCAATCACAGAAAACCAAACCAAAACTTTATCAGGAAATCCTACGGGAGGAACTTGGTCTATCGTTTCTGGTGGTGGATCAATCAATGGAAATGTTTATACTCCTGCAAACATCAACTCAAATACTGATGTTACAATTAAATACACAATTGCTGCAGATGGATCTTGTGCTGCAACTTCTAGCGATGTTACTTTTACTGTAACTCCTGTTTGTTCAATAGTTGCTGATAATACAACTTCAACAGCAGACATTACTGAAGGAGAAACAAAAACCTTATCAGGAAATCCTACAGGAGGAACTTGGTCAATAGTTTCTGGTGGCGGAACAATCAATGGAAATGTTTATACACCTGCAAACATCAATTCAAATACTGATGTTACAATTAAATATACAATTGTTGCGGATGGGTCTTGTGCTGCAACTTCTAGCGATGTTACTTTTACTGTTACTCCTACAATTCTTGTAGGTAGTATTGGAGACCAAGTTTGGTATGATACTGATGGAGATGGAATTAAAGATGCTAGTGAAAATGGTTTAGAAGGTGCAACGGTAACTTTAGATCCGGGAACTCCTGGTAATCCTACAGATGATATTACAACAATTACTGATGCAAACGGAAATTATTTATTTAATAATTTACCAGCAGGAAATTATACAGTAACTGTTGATATAAGTACTGTTACTTCAGCCTTACCATCAGGAAAAACAATTGCAGATTTAATTCCAACTTTTGATGCAGATGGTGTTGGAACTCCTAATACAAGTTCTTTAACTTTAGCTTCAGGTGAAAATAATTTAGATCAAGATTTTGCTTATGTAGCTCCATCTGGTGGAACTTCTGGTGGAAATAGTGGTGGTGTTGAATCTGAATCTTTAGGAGATGCAATTTCTAAAATTTATGTTGGTAGAAAGAAAAATTCTATGCCAACTGAATTTGTGAAATCAAATGAGAATTTGTACAACAAAACGAAGATGAAAGCTGCGCAACCTTATCAAGGTAAAGGTCAAACAATGTTAGACATGTTCCCAACTGAATTAACAGCTGGTAATATTGCAAACGTTACCTCTCCTACTGATATTTTAGATTACACAGTTGCTGATGAAGTATTATCTGTTGACTTCTCTTTAAACGGAGAAACGAAAGGTGTGGTATTAGGAATTAAAACTTCTGATAAAATTTACAATCACACAAAAGCGTCTTGTGATAGACTTCGTGGTGCAGAAATTTTAAACATTCAAAAAGTACAATTAGAAGGTTATAATTTCTTAATGCAAGGAATCAAGCAAAGAAATGGAGTTGTTGAATATGCAATTTCTTTCGCTGTTGCTAAAAATAATAACGATACCAATTACACAATTCAAACAAACTGGTATGTAAACAACTATACCAAGTTTAATGATGTGTATAACTTTCAAGTATGGTCTACAAAGCCTGCTGATACTCAAAAAATGGTAACGGATATTTTAGAAAATTTACAATCTTTTATTCCGATGAATCAAACAGAAATTCAGAAAGTTCCTGAAACATATGCTTCTAAAATTTATAGAGACAAAGGAGAATTAGTAGTAAACTTAAGAAGTACTGAAGTTGGTAATACTGCAGATATTTCTATGGTAGAATTATATTCTGAAACTGCAAATAACATCAAACACAGATACAATACGTTAGATACTGAAATTCAGCAAGCTTTAAGATTAGATATTGCTGATGGGTATGAATATGAAGGTCTTATTGAAGTAGAGAATGAAGTAGAAGATGCGTTTTATCATGCTGATGGAAACTGGGGATTAGATTACGACAAGAACTATACAGAAATCTTAAATTACTTTGTTTGGAACAATTTTGATAGAACATACGAAGATGATGAGTATTCAATCAATAGAAATGTAGAAGTCAAAGCAACCAGTGAGTATGATTACTTAACAGTGTACAAATCATTATTACCAGGTACTATATCTGCAGATTATTCAGAGTACAAATACTTATCTTTTACTGCTAAAGGTTCTGGGTTAATGGAATTAGGTTTAATTAAATCTTCTGTTGAAAACTGGAAAGAGCAATACAGAATCATGGTAGATTTATCAGAAGAAGAGCAAACCTATTATATTCCTTTCGAATACTTTTCTTCTACAGGTACAACTGCTAAAATAACTGCGGATGATTTAACAACCATCACGTTTACGTTCTTACCTGTTGAAGCAAATACAAAAGAATTAGATTTATTTATTTCGGATGTGAAGTTTACTAAAACTGCGGTTGAAGAACAAACGATTGCTAAAACTGAAACCTTTGAAAACAACTTTATGGCATATCCAAATCCTTCTAAAGGAAATGTAAATGTGCTTTTATTTAGTGAGGTAGACACGCAAGCAACTGTAACTTTATTCGATGTTACTGGTAAAGAAATCTTTGTTAGTGATGTTCAATTAACTACTGGTAAAAATGAAATCGACTTTAATCTAAAAGTGAAACCAGGTGTTTTATTCTTAAAAGTGAATAGTAAACAAACTGATTACGGAACTTCTAAAATTATTTTTAGATAG